One Chryseobacterium indoltheticum DNA segment encodes these proteins:
- a CDS encoding DUF4293 family protein — translation MLQRIQTIWILLSVLAAAFLYITGQDVDVFGNLPIISIACIILVLVGALSLFSFKNRKRQILLNNISIIINALLIGVLVYWMQNLSGGIDFPEKGIEPVFPSIAIICLFLANIFIKRDERLVKSVDRLR, via the coding sequence ATGTTACAGAGAATACAGACCATTTGGATTTTGCTGTCGGTTTTAGCAGCAGCTTTCTTATATATAACAGGACAAGATGTGGATGTTTTCGGGAATCTTCCGATCATCAGTATCGCATGCATTATCCTGGTTTTGGTTGGCGCATTGAGTTTGTTTAGTTTTAAAAACAGAAAAAGACAAATCTTGCTGAATAATATCAGCATCATTATAAACGCTTTGTTGATTGGTGTATTGGTGTACTGGATGCAAAACTTATCCGGAGGAATAGATTTTCCCGAGAAGGGTATTGAGCCGGTTTTCCCATCGATTGCGATAATTTGTTTGTTTTTGGCAAATATTTTTATCAAAAGAGATGAGAGGCTCGTAAAATCTGTAGACAGACTACGATAA